The following proteins are encoded in a genomic region of Alnus glutinosa chromosome 8, dhAlnGlut1.1, whole genome shotgun sequence:
- the LOC133875855 gene encoding E3 ubiquitin-protein ligase CCNB1IP1 homolog isoform X3 encodes MRCNACWRELEGRAISTTCGHLLCPDDASKILSNDGACPICDQVLSKSLMKPVDINPNDEWINMAMAGVSPQILMKSAYRSVMFYNGQKELEMQYKMNRIVAQCRQKCEAMQEKFTEKLEQVHTAYQKMAKRCQMMEQEIESLSKDKQELQEKFSEKSRQKRKLDEMYDQLRSEYESTKRSAIQPAGNFYPRNEPDLFSNPANMMDNRDPIRKGPREDVWPARQNSSNSGPFDISVGSPAKQTAIPLDAGNRRAGAHPVFGTGASNPSTTLRNLILSPIKRPQLSRNRPQMFTF; translated from the exons ATGAGATGCAATGCATGCTGGCGAGAACTTGAAGGGCGAGCCATTTCCACCACATGTGGTCACCTCTTAT GCCCGGATGATGCCAGCAAGATCCTCAGTAATGATGGAGCATGTCCAATTTGTGACCAAGTGCTCTCTAAGAG TCTTATGAAACCCGTGGATATCAATCCAAACGATGAATGGATAAAT ATGGCCATGGCTGGAGTGTCTCCACAGATAT TGATGAAGAGTGCATACAGAAGTGTGATGTTCTACAATGGGCAAAAGGAATTGGAAATGCAGTACAAGATGAACAGAATAGTTGCTCAATGCCGGCAGAAATGTGAAGCAATGCAAGAAAAGTTCACAGAAAAACTGGAGCAGGTGCATACTGCATACCAGAAAATGGCCAAGAGGTGCCAAATGATGGAGCAAGAGATTGAGAGCTTGTCCAAGGATAAGCAGGAACTCCAGGAAAAATTCTCTGAGAAATCCCG GCAGAAGAGAAAACTAGATGAAATGTATGACCAATTGAGAAGTGAGTACGAGTCAACGAAACGCTCAGCCATCCAACCTGCAGGCAACTTTTATCCAAGAAATGAGCCTGATTTGTTCTCTAACCCTGCTAATATGATGGATAACAGAGACCCTATCAGAAAAg GGCCTAGAGAGGATGTGTGGCCAGCGAGACAGAATAGCTCAAACTCTGGTCCCTTCGATATCTCTGTTGGCTCACCAGCAAAACAAACAGCCATCCCATTGGATGCCGGGAACAGAAGGGCTGGTGCTCACCCTGTTTTTGGCACTGGAGCTAGTAACCCCTCAACCACTTTAAGGAACTTGATACTCTCCCCAATTAAGAGGCCTCAGCTCTCTCGTAACCGCCCTCAGATGTTCAC GTTTTAG
- the LOC133875855 gene encoding E3 ubiquitin-protein ligase CCNB1IP1 homolog isoform X1, whose amino-acid sequence MRCNACWRELEGRAISTTCGHLLCPDDASKILSNDGACPICDQVLSKSLMKPVDINPNDEWINMAMAGVSPQILMKSAYRSVMFYNGQKELEMQYKMNRIVAQCRQKCEAMQEKFTEKLEQVHTAYQKMAKRCQMMEQEIESLSKDKQELQEKFSEKSRQKRKLDEMYDQLRSEYESTKRSAIQPAGNFYPRNEPDLFSNPANMMDNRDPIRKDWARFTPDTPGPREDVWPARQNSSNSGPFDISVGSPAKQTAIPLDAGNRRAGAHPVFGTGASNPSTTLRNLILSPIKRPQLSRNRPQMFTF is encoded by the exons ATGAGATGCAATGCATGCTGGCGAGAACTTGAAGGGCGAGCCATTTCCACCACATGTGGTCACCTCTTAT GCCCGGATGATGCCAGCAAGATCCTCAGTAATGATGGAGCATGTCCAATTTGTGACCAAGTGCTCTCTAAGAG TCTTATGAAACCCGTGGATATCAATCCAAACGATGAATGGATAAAT ATGGCCATGGCTGGAGTGTCTCCACAGATAT TGATGAAGAGTGCATACAGAAGTGTGATGTTCTACAATGGGCAAAAGGAATTGGAAATGCAGTACAAGATGAACAGAATAGTTGCTCAATGCCGGCAGAAATGTGAAGCAATGCAAGAAAAGTTCACAGAAAAACTGGAGCAGGTGCATACTGCATACCAGAAAATGGCCAAGAGGTGCCAAATGATGGAGCAAGAGATTGAGAGCTTGTCCAAGGATAAGCAGGAACTCCAGGAAAAATTCTCTGAGAAATCCCG GCAGAAGAGAAAACTAGATGAAATGTATGACCAATTGAGAAGTGAGTACGAGTCAACGAAACGCTCAGCCATCCAACCTGCAGGCAACTTTTATCCAAGAAATGAGCCTGATTTGTTCTCTAACCCTGCTAATATGATGGATAACAGAGACCCTATCAGAAAAg ATTGGGCGCGTTTCACTCCTGACACTCCAGGGCCTAGAGAGGATGTGTGGCCAGCGAGACAGAATAGCTCAAACTCTGGTCCCTTCGATATCTCTGTTGGCTCACCAGCAAAACAAACAGCCATCCCATTGGATGCCGGGAACAGAAGGGCTGGTGCTCACCCTGTTTTTGGCACTGGAGCTAGTAACCCCTCAACCACTTTAAGGAACTTGATACTCTCCCCAATTAAGAGGCCTCAGCTCTCTCGTAACCGCCCTCAGATGTTCAC GTTTTAG
- the LOC133875855 gene encoding E3 ubiquitin-protein ligase CCNB1IP1 homolog isoform X2 has product MRCNACWRELEGRAISTTCGHLLCPDDASKILSNDGACPICDQVLSKSLMKPVDINPNDEWINMAMAGVSPQILMKSAYRSVMFYNGQKELEMQYKMNRIVAQCRQKCEAMQEKFTEKLEQVHTAYQKMAKRCQMMEQEIESLSKDKQELQEKFSEKSRQKRKLDEMYDQLRSEYESTKRSAIQPAGNFYPRNEPDLFSNPANMMDNRDPIRKDWARFTPDTPGPREDVWPARQNSSNSGPFDISVGSPAKQTAIPLDAGNRRAGAHPVFGTGASNPSTTLRNLILSPIKRPQLSRNRPQMFT; this is encoded by the exons ATGAGATGCAATGCATGCTGGCGAGAACTTGAAGGGCGAGCCATTTCCACCACATGTGGTCACCTCTTAT GCCCGGATGATGCCAGCAAGATCCTCAGTAATGATGGAGCATGTCCAATTTGTGACCAAGTGCTCTCTAAGAG TCTTATGAAACCCGTGGATATCAATCCAAACGATGAATGGATAAAT ATGGCCATGGCTGGAGTGTCTCCACAGATAT TGATGAAGAGTGCATACAGAAGTGTGATGTTCTACAATGGGCAAAAGGAATTGGAAATGCAGTACAAGATGAACAGAATAGTTGCTCAATGCCGGCAGAAATGTGAAGCAATGCAAGAAAAGTTCACAGAAAAACTGGAGCAGGTGCATACTGCATACCAGAAAATGGCCAAGAGGTGCCAAATGATGGAGCAAGAGATTGAGAGCTTGTCCAAGGATAAGCAGGAACTCCAGGAAAAATTCTCTGAGAAATCCCG GCAGAAGAGAAAACTAGATGAAATGTATGACCAATTGAGAAGTGAGTACGAGTCAACGAAACGCTCAGCCATCCAACCTGCAGGCAACTTTTATCCAAGAAATGAGCCTGATTTGTTCTCTAACCCTGCTAATATGATGGATAACAGAGACCCTATCAGAAAAg ATTGGGCGCGTTTCACTCCTGACACTCCAGGGCCTAGAGAGGATGTGTGGCCAGCGAGACAGAATAGCTCAAACTCTGGTCCCTTCGATATCTCTGTTGGCTCACCAGCAAAACAAACAGCCATCCCATTGGATGCCGGGAACAGAAGGGCTGGTGCTCACCCTGTTTTTGGCACTGGAGCTAGTAACCCCTCAACCACTTTAAGGAACTTGATACTCTCCCCAATTAAGAGGCCTCAGCTCTCTCGTAACCGCCCTCAGATGTTCACGTAA
- the LOC133875855 gene encoding E3 ubiquitin-protein ligase CCNB1IP1 homolog isoform X4 — protein MRCNACWRELEGRAISTTCGHLLCPDDASKILSNDGACPICDQVLSKSLMKPVDINPNDEWINMAMAGVSPQILMKSAYRSVMFYNGQKELEMQYKMNRIVAQCRQKCEAMQEKFTEKLEQVHTAYQKMAKRCQMMEQEIESLSKDKQELQEKFSEKSRQKRKLDEMYDQLRSEYESTKRSAIQPAGNFYPRNEPDLFSNPANMMDNRDPIRKGPREDVWPARQNSSNSGPFDISVGSPAKQTAIPLDAGNRRAGAHPVFGTGASNPSTTLRNLILSPIKRPQLSRNRPQMFT, from the exons ATGAGATGCAATGCATGCTGGCGAGAACTTGAAGGGCGAGCCATTTCCACCACATGTGGTCACCTCTTAT GCCCGGATGATGCCAGCAAGATCCTCAGTAATGATGGAGCATGTCCAATTTGTGACCAAGTGCTCTCTAAGAG TCTTATGAAACCCGTGGATATCAATCCAAACGATGAATGGATAAAT ATGGCCATGGCTGGAGTGTCTCCACAGATAT TGATGAAGAGTGCATACAGAAGTGTGATGTTCTACAATGGGCAAAAGGAATTGGAAATGCAGTACAAGATGAACAGAATAGTTGCTCAATGCCGGCAGAAATGTGAAGCAATGCAAGAAAAGTTCACAGAAAAACTGGAGCAGGTGCATACTGCATACCAGAAAATGGCCAAGAGGTGCCAAATGATGGAGCAAGAGATTGAGAGCTTGTCCAAGGATAAGCAGGAACTCCAGGAAAAATTCTCTGAGAAATCCCG GCAGAAGAGAAAACTAGATGAAATGTATGACCAATTGAGAAGTGAGTACGAGTCAACGAAACGCTCAGCCATCCAACCTGCAGGCAACTTTTATCCAAGAAATGAGCCTGATTTGTTCTCTAACCCTGCTAATATGATGGATAACAGAGACCCTATCAGAAAAg GGCCTAGAGAGGATGTGTGGCCAGCGAGACAGAATAGCTCAAACTCTGGTCCCTTCGATATCTCTGTTGGCTCACCAGCAAAACAAACAGCCATCCCATTGGATGCCGGGAACAGAAGGGCTGGTGCTCACCCTGTTTTTGGCACTGGAGCTAGTAACCCCTCAACCACTTTAAGGAACTTGATACTCTCCCCAATTAAGAGGCCTCAGCTCTCTCGTAACCGCCCTCAGATGTTCACGTAA
- the LOC133875328 gene encoding NADH kinase isoform X4 — MARRRLLLLLKSFDSYPMRQLNGHSGITNPQMLYYLENRRKVHMDAIKYFGGDGTLLQASHFMDDTVPILGVNSDPTQIEEVEQFNNEFDANRSTGHLCAATVNNFQQVLDDILAGHKAPSQLSRISICVNSQLPSTYALNDILVAHPCPAALSRFSFKIKRDDQPCSPLVNCRSSGLRVSTAAGSTAAMLSAGGFPMPILSRDLQYMVREPISPGAASSLMHGLIKSDQYMETTWFCKEGVVYVDGSHICYPVQNGDRIEISSRAPILKVFLPHHLVSENKSAES; from the exons atggcGAGGAGGAGATTGTTGTTGCTGTTGAAATCGTTCGACTCTTACCCAATGCGCCAATTAAACGGTCATTCTGGGATCACCAACCCCCAG ATGTTATATTACTTGGAGAACAGGCGTAAGGTACACATGGATGCCATAAAATATT TTGGAGGTGATGGGACTCTTTTGCAGGCCAGCCATTTCATGGATGATACAGTTCCAATTCTTGGAGTGAATTCTGACCCCACACAGATTGAAGAG GTGGAACAGTTCAACAATGAGTTTGATGCTAATAGAAGCACAGGCCATCTTTGTGCAGCAACTGTCAATAACTTTCAACAA GTATTAGACGACATCCTCGCAGGTCATAAGGCTCCTTCCCAATTATCAAGGATATCAATATGTGTAAACTCACAACTGCCGTCAACATATGCTCTTAACGATATCTTAGTTGCGCATCCATGTCCAGCGGCACTTTCTCGGTTCTCATTCAA aattAAAAGGGATGACCAGCCTTGTTCCCCTTTAGTGAACTGTCGATCAAGTGGTCTGAGAGTTTCAACAGCTGCCGGTTCAACAGCTGCAATGCTCTCAGCAGGTGGATTTCCAATGCCCATTTTATCTCGGGATCTCCAATATATGGTAAGAGAACCCATTTCTCCTGGAGCAGCCTCTAGCTTGATGCATGGATTAATCAAATCTGATCAGTACATGGAGACCACATGGTTTTGTAAGGAGGGTGTTGTATACGTTGATGGTTCTCATATTTGCTATCCTGTCCAAAATGGGGATAGAATTGAAATATCTTCCAGGGCCCCAATTCTGAAAGTATTTTTGCCTCACCATTTGGTATCAGAGAACAAAAGTGCAGAAAGTTGA
- the LOC133875328 gene encoding NADH kinase isoform X3 encodes MARRRLLLLLKSFDSYPMRQLNGHSGITNPQALQMLYYLENRRKVHMDAIKYFGGDGTLLQASHFMDDTVPILGVNSDPTQIEEVEQFNNEFDANRSTGHLCAATVNNFQQVLDDILAGHKAPSQLSRISICVNSQLPSTYALNDILVAHPCPAALSRFSFKIKRDDQPCSPLVNCRSSGLRVSTAAGSTAAMLSAGGFPMPILSRDLQYMVREPISPGAASSLMHGLIKSDQYMETTWFCKEGVVYVDGSHICYPVQNGDRIEISSRAPILKVFLPHHLVSENKSAES; translated from the exons atggcGAGGAGGAGATTGTTGTTGCTGTTGAAATCGTTCGACTCTTACCCAATGCGCCAATTAAACGGTCATTCTGGGATCACCAACCCCCAG GCATTGCAGATGTTATATTACTTGGAGAACAGGCGTAAGGTACACATGGATGCCATAAAATATT TTGGAGGTGATGGGACTCTTTTGCAGGCCAGCCATTTCATGGATGATACAGTTCCAATTCTTGGAGTGAATTCTGACCCCACACAGATTGAAGAG GTGGAACAGTTCAACAATGAGTTTGATGCTAATAGAAGCACAGGCCATCTTTGTGCAGCAACTGTCAATAACTTTCAACAA GTATTAGACGACATCCTCGCAGGTCATAAGGCTCCTTCCCAATTATCAAGGATATCAATATGTGTAAACTCACAACTGCCGTCAACATATGCTCTTAACGATATCTTAGTTGCGCATCCATGTCCAGCGGCACTTTCTCGGTTCTCATTCAA aattAAAAGGGATGACCAGCCTTGTTCCCCTTTAGTGAACTGTCGATCAAGTGGTCTGAGAGTTTCAACAGCTGCCGGTTCAACAGCTGCAATGCTCTCAGCAGGTGGATTTCCAATGCCCATTTTATCTCGGGATCTCCAATATATGGTAAGAGAACCCATTTCTCCTGGAGCAGCCTCTAGCTTGATGCATGGATTAATCAAATCTGATCAGTACATGGAGACCACATGGTTTTGTAAGGAGGGTGTTGTATACGTTGATGGTTCTCATATTTGCTATCCTGTCCAAAATGGGGATAGAATTGAAATATCTTCCAGGGCCCCAATTCTGAAAGTATTTTTGCCTCACCATTTGGTATCAGAGAACAAAAGTGCAGAAAGTTGA
- the LOC133875328 gene encoding NADH kinase isoform X1, with protein MARRRLLLLLKSFDSYPMRQLNGHSGITNPQALQMLYYLENRRKVHMDAIKYCKLILQQRPVDWEPIFRNNLAQPIRNVDLVITVGGDGTLLQASHFMDDTVPILGVNSDPTQIEEVEQFNNEFDANRSTGHLCAATVNNFQQVLDDILAGHKAPSQLSRISICVNSQLPSTYALNDILVAHPCPAALSRFSFKIKRDDQPCSPLVNCRSSGLRVSTAAGSTAAMLSAGGFPMPILSRDLQYMVREPISPGAASSLMHGLIKSDQYMETTWFCKEGVVYVDGSHICYPVQNGDRIEISSRAPILKVFLPHHLVSENKSAES; from the exons atggcGAGGAGGAGATTGTTGTTGCTGTTGAAATCGTTCGACTCTTACCCAATGCGCCAATTAAACGGTCATTCTGGGATCACCAACCCCCAG GCATTGCAGATGTTATATTACTTGGAGAACAGGCGTAAGGTACACATGGATGCCATAAAATATTGTAAGTTAATTCTGCAGCAAAGGCCAGTTGATTGGGAACCCATATTCCGAAACAATCTAGCACAGCCTATCCGTAATGTGGACCTGGTTATTACAGTTGGAGGTGATGGGACTCTTTTGCAGGCCAGCCATTTCATGGATGATACAGTTCCAATTCTTGGAGTGAATTCTGACCCCACACAGATTGAAGAG GTGGAACAGTTCAACAATGAGTTTGATGCTAATAGAAGCACAGGCCATCTTTGTGCAGCAACTGTCAATAACTTTCAACAA GTATTAGACGACATCCTCGCAGGTCATAAGGCTCCTTCCCAATTATCAAGGATATCAATATGTGTAAACTCACAACTGCCGTCAACATATGCTCTTAACGATATCTTAGTTGCGCATCCATGTCCAGCGGCACTTTCTCGGTTCTCATTCAA aattAAAAGGGATGACCAGCCTTGTTCCCCTTTAGTGAACTGTCGATCAAGTGGTCTGAGAGTTTCAACAGCTGCCGGTTCAACAGCTGCAATGCTCTCAGCAGGTGGATTTCCAATGCCCATTTTATCTCGGGATCTCCAATATATGGTAAGAGAACCCATTTCTCCTGGAGCAGCCTCTAGCTTGATGCATGGATTAATCAAATCTGATCAGTACATGGAGACCACATGGTTTTGTAAGGAGGGTGTTGTATACGTTGATGGTTCTCATATTTGCTATCCTGTCCAAAATGGGGATAGAATTGAAATATCTTCCAGGGCCCCAATTCTGAAAGTATTTTTGCCTCACCATTTGGTATCAGAGAACAAAAGTGCAGAAAGTTGA
- the LOC133875328 gene encoding NADH kinase isoform X2 — protein sequence MARRRLLLLLKSFDSYPMRQLNGHSGITNPQMLYYLENRRKVHMDAIKYCKLILQQRPVDWEPIFRNNLAQPIRNVDLVITVGGDGTLLQASHFMDDTVPILGVNSDPTQIEEVEQFNNEFDANRSTGHLCAATVNNFQQVLDDILAGHKAPSQLSRISICVNSQLPSTYALNDILVAHPCPAALSRFSFKIKRDDQPCSPLVNCRSSGLRVSTAAGSTAAMLSAGGFPMPILSRDLQYMVREPISPGAASSLMHGLIKSDQYMETTWFCKEGVVYVDGSHICYPVQNGDRIEISSRAPILKVFLPHHLVSENKSAES from the exons atggcGAGGAGGAGATTGTTGTTGCTGTTGAAATCGTTCGACTCTTACCCAATGCGCCAATTAAACGGTCATTCTGGGATCACCAACCCCCAG ATGTTATATTACTTGGAGAACAGGCGTAAGGTACACATGGATGCCATAAAATATTGTAAGTTAATTCTGCAGCAAAGGCCAGTTGATTGGGAACCCATATTCCGAAACAATCTAGCACAGCCTATCCGTAATGTGGACCTGGTTATTACAGTTGGAGGTGATGGGACTCTTTTGCAGGCCAGCCATTTCATGGATGATACAGTTCCAATTCTTGGAGTGAATTCTGACCCCACACAGATTGAAGAG GTGGAACAGTTCAACAATGAGTTTGATGCTAATAGAAGCACAGGCCATCTTTGTGCAGCAACTGTCAATAACTTTCAACAA GTATTAGACGACATCCTCGCAGGTCATAAGGCTCCTTCCCAATTATCAAGGATATCAATATGTGTAAACTCACAACTGCCGTCAACATATGCTCTTAACGATATCTTAGTTGCGCATCCATGTCCAGCGGCACTTTCTCGGTTCTCATTCAA aattAAAAGGGATGACCAGCCTTGTTCCCCTTTAGTGAACTGTCGATCAAGTGGTCTGAGAGTTTCAACAGCTGCCGGTTCAACAGCTGCAATGCTCTCAGCAGGTGGATTTCCAATGCCCATTTTATCTCGGGATCTCCAATATATGGTAAGAGAACCCATTTCTCCTGGAGCAGCCTCTAGCTTGATGCATGGATTAATCAAATCTGATCAGTACATGGAGACCACATGGTTTTGTAAGGAGGGTGTTGTATACGTTGATGGTTCTCATATTTGCTATCCTGTCCAAAATGGGGATAGAATTGAAATATCTTCCAGGGCCCCAATTCTGAAAGTATTTTTGCCTCACCATTTGGTATCAGAGAACAAAAGTGCAGAAAGTTGA